A stretch of Tistrella bauzanensis DNA encodes these proteins:
- a CDS encoding helix-turn-helix domain-containing protein, which produces MTTDHPAGRPAGFAGMIPREQDPMTFIVDTQFRIQRLMDARGMNNRQLADALGVSKARISNMFGPQPNLTLETLAKVFLALGAELPRVTTDRLDVLLAEDDRVVPPDHRRGSPEWRMSADTSANIARTTPAARSTPSDDGARPRASWQQAAA; this is translated from the coding sequence ATGACCACCGATCATCCTGCAGGCAGGCCCGCCGGCTTCGCCGGCATGATCCCGCGCGAGCAGGATCCGATGACGTTCATCGTCGACACCCAGTTTCGGATCCAGCGCCTGATGGACGCGCGCGGGATGAACAACCGCCAGCTTGCCGATGCCCTTGGCGTCAGCAAGGCGCGGATCAGCAATATGTTCGGGCCGCAGCCCAACCTGACGCTTGAAACGCTGGCGAAGGTGTTTCTTGCCCTGGGGGCGGAACTGCCACGGGTCACGACCGATCGGCTCGACGTGCTGCTGGCCGAGGATGACCGGGTCGTGCCGCCAGACCATCGCCGGGGATCGCCGGAGTGGCGCATGTCGGCTGACACATCGGCCAATATTGCCCGCACCACACCGGCCGCGAGATCGACGCCATCCGATGACGGCGCGCGGCCACGGGCGTCGTGGCAGCAGGCCGCGGCATGA